A section of the Roseomonas marmotae genome encodes:
- a CDS encoding hydantoinase/oxoprolinase family protein: MERWRVGVDSGGTFTDVCLFDEESSRVEVWKVSSTPDDPSRGIAQGVEEGMRRVLPAAGDRPAASVTYFGHGTTVATNALIQHRGVRTGLITTDGFRDLLEIGRQKRPDLYDMQADKPPVLVSRDLRQEVPERVRHDGRVELPLDEERMREAARALKQAGVKAVAVSFLYGFIRPEHEMRAVEILREEMPEAFISAGHEIAPEFREYERLSTVVLNAYLGPVMRSYIEKLTPRLEALGMTAAPHLTQSNGGVIGFAAAAGLPVRTVLSGPSTGVVGAQVIGRLAGFEDLITFDMGGTSTDVALLQGGQCRLTSEAVVHGYPIKAPMLDIHTVGAGGGSIAHVDAGGLLKVGPRSCGAFPGPVCYDQGNTEPATTDANVVLQTLNPTHLLGGRMAIRQDLARAAIQRLADQLGLGLMETAQGILSVVTANMARAIRVISVQRGHDPRDFTLMAFGGGGPLYAARLARELDMKRVLVPRNPGILCAMGLLLTDLRADFAATKLLPLAPESIGPVAEGFSTLVARAEEWFAHEGIAPGNRVLTRTADMRYKGQNYELAVTLPEGPVTAATLDALAGGFAELHRQRYGFVAEGEAVQIVTLRLEATGLVPKAELARHADAGPDASGARTGERPVWFPEAQDFVATPIYSRDGLKPGNRFAGPAIVEQMDTTTVVPPGMTARVDSYLNLILEVAA, encoded by the coding sequence ATGGAGCGTTGGCGCGTAGGAGTGGACTCTGGCGGCACCTTCACGGATGTCTGCCTGTTCGACGAGGAGAGTAGCCGCGTCGAGGTCTGGAAAGTCTCCTCGACGCCGGATGATCCGTCCCGCGGCATCGCCCAGGGGGTCGAGGAAGGCATGCGTCGCGTGCTGCCCGCGGCCGGCGACAGGCCCGCCGCGTCCGTCACCTATTTCGGCCATGGCACCACGGTTGCCACCAATGCGCTCATCCAGCATCGCGGCGTGCGGACCGGGCTCATCACCACCGACGGCTTCCGGGACCTGCTGGAGATCGGCCGGCAGAAGCGCCCGGACCTCTATGACATGCAGGCGGACAAGCCACCGGTGCTCGTCTCCCGCGACCTGCGGCAGGAGGTGCCGGAACGCGTGCGCCATGACGGGCGCGTGGAACTGCCGCTGGACGAGGAACGGATGCGCGAGGCCGCCCGCGCGCTGAAGCAGGCGGGGGTGAAGGCCGTCGCGGTCTCCTTCCTCTATGGCTTCATCCGGCCCGAGCACGAGATGCGCGCCGTCGAGATCCTGCGCGAGGAGATGCCGGAGGCCTTCATCAGCGCGGGCCATGAGATCGCACCGGAGTTCCGGGAATACGAGCGGCTCTCGACCGTGGTGCTGAATGCCTATCTGGGCCCGGTCATGCGGAGCTATATCGAGAAGCTGACGCCCCGCCTGGAAGCGCTCGGCATGACGGCCGCGCCGCATCTGACGCAGTCCAATGGCGGCGTCATCGGCTTCGCGGCGGCGGCGGGGCTGCCGGTGCGCACGGTGCTCTCCGGCCCCTCCACCGGCGTGGTGGGCGCGCAGGTCATCGGGCGGCTGGCGGGGTTCGAGGACCTGATCACCTTCGACATGGGCGGCACCAGCACCGATGTGGCTTTGCTGCAAGGCGGCCAGTGCCGCCTGACCAGCGAGGCCGTGGTGCATGGCTACCCCATCAAGGCGCCGATGCTGGACATTCACACCGTCGGCGCCGGCGGTGGCTCCATCGCCCATGTCGATGCCGGCGGGCTGCTGAAGGTGGGGCCGCGCAGCTGTGGCGCCTTTCCGGGGCCGGTCTGCTACGATCAGGGCAATACCGAGCCCGCCACCACGGACGCCAATGTGGTGTTGCAGACCCTGAACCCCACGCATCTACTGGGCGGGCGCATGGCCATCCGGCAGGATCTCGCCAGGGCCGCCATCCAGCGGCTGGCGGACCAGCTCGGCCTGGGGCTGATGGAGACGGCGCAGGGCATCCTCTCCGTCGTCACGGCCAATATGGCCCGCGCCATCCGCGTGATCTCGGTGCAGCGCGGGCATGACCCGCGCGATTTCACGCTGATGGCCTTTGGCGGTGGCGGCCCGCTGTATGCGGCGCGCCTGGCCAGGGAACTGGACATGAAGCGCGTCCTGGTGCCGCGCAACCCGGGCATCCTCTGCGCCATGGGTCTGCTGCTAACGGACCTGCGTGCCGATTTCGCCGCGACGAAGCTGCTGCCCCTGGCGCCGGAATCCATCGGCCCTGTCGCGGAGGGGTTCTCGACCCTGGTGGCACGGGCGGAGGAGTGGTTCGCGCATGAGGGAATCGCGCCCGGGAACCGCGTGCTCACCCGCACCGCCGACATGCGCTACAAGGGCCAGAACTACGAGTTGGCGGTGACGCTGCCGGAAGGCCCGGTCACCGCCGCCACGCTGGATGCGCTGGCCGGCGGCTTCGCCGAGTTGCACCGCCAGCGCTACGGCTTCGTCGCGGAGGGTGAGGCGGTGCAGATCGTCACGCTGCGGCTGGAAGCGACCGGGCTGGTGCCGAAGGCGGAACTGGCCCGCCATGCCGATGCCGGACCCGATGCATCAGGCGCCCGCACCGGGGAGCGCCCCGTCTGGTTCCCCGAGGCGCAGGATTTCGTCGCCACGCCCATCTACAGCCGTGACGGGCTGAAGCCCGGCAACCGCTTCGCGGGCCCCGCCATCGTCGAGCAGATGGACACCACCACCGTCGTGCCGCCCGGCATGACCGCGCGGGTCGATTCTTATCTCAACCTGATCCTGGAGGTCGCGGCATGA
- a CDS encoding lysophospholipid acyltransferase family protein: MAEERVLDRLLRQVDRVKDIGLHEGMRLLPTPVVSALGAQLAMLGSHFRQRRMVENAMRALSYLRPELDEAARRDMALLYLRNMGRVFSEFSCLHRVWDEGRITVVGGENITVPNAVLALVHTGNWEAEIAAIRGIGLRMRSIYQPLSNKTQIGIAMRVRRSLGNDAIPGDAKAMREALRVLARGDTMIGLYVDEYKGGRVNAPAFGRPPAPRGNISMAARLAARAGVPVVPAYMLRVGEAARFTAHFLPPITPSGDAEADQAAIEAVLEPVVRQHLDQWLMLYAFRPDR; the protein is encoded by the coding sequence ATGGCTGAGGAGCGGGTGCTGGACCGGCTGCTGCGGCAGGTGGACCGAGTGAAGGACATCGGGCTGCACGAGGGTATGCGGCTGCTGCCGACGCCGGTGGTCTCGGCGCTGGGCGCGCAACTGGCGATGCTGGGCAGCCATTTCCGCCAGCGGCGAATGGTGGAGAACGCGATGCGCGCACTCTCCTACCTGCGCCCGGAACTGGATGAGGCGGCCCGGCGGGATATGGCGCTGCTGTATCTGCGCAACATGGGCCGCGTCTTCTCCGAATTCTCCTGCCTGCACCGGGTGTGGGACGAAGGCCGCATCACCGTGGTGGGGGGGGAGAACATCACCGTCCCCAATGCCGTGCTGGCCCTCGTGCACACGGGCAACTGGGAAGCCGAGATCGCCGCCATTCGCGGCATCGGGCTGCGGATGCGCAGCATCTACCAGCCGCTGTCCAACAAGACCCAGATAGGCATCGCCATGCGGGTGCGGCGCTCGCTCGGTAACGATGCCATTCCGGGCGATGCCAAGGCGATGCGGGAGGCGCTGCGCGTGCTGGCGCGGGGCGACACCATGATCGGCCTTTACGTGGATGAGTATAAAGGCGGGCGGGTCAATGCGCCGGCCTTCGGGCGTCCGCCAGCGCCGCGTGGCAATATCTCGATGGCGGCGCGGCTGGCGGCGCGGGCCGGCGTGCCGGTGGTGCCGGCCTATATGCTGCGGGTGGGTGAGGCGGCGCGCTTCACCGCCCATTTCCTGCCGCCCATCACCCCCAGCGGCGATGCCGAGGCCGATCAGGCCGCCATCGAGGCGGTGCTCGAGCCCGTGGTGCGCCAGCACCTGGACCAGTGGCTGATGCTCTACGCCTTCCGGCCTGACCGCTGA
- a CDS encoding IclR family transcriptional regulator: protein MTDATTDQAGSLPRALRLLRLLGEGEALGMRLAELADAAGLPRPSAHRILRALVAEGFVEHDAERRRYRLGLSLFQLAARAGQAGGLRDIARPALLRLTASLGETVFLLVRNGFDAVCIDRSAGPLPIMTFTGDIGGRVPLGIGQGSSAILAHLPPGEQDEVIRHNLPRIEEFGGMDEGHLRQELERIRREGYSATHGILPGMAGLGVPVLDAEGRAVAALSIGTTTDRLDAARRASVAAALRQEAVAIGARLNPFDPSLRRAGAAMEAAPAP from the coding sequence ATGACCGATGCCACGACCGACCAAGCCGGCAGCCTGCCCCGCGCGCTGCGCCTCCTCCGCCTGCTTGGGGAGGGCGAGGCCCTTGGAATGAGGCTGGCAGAACTGGCTGACGCGGCAGGTCTCCCCCGCCCCAGCGCGCACCGCATCCTGCGCGCGCTGGTGGCGGAAGGTTTCGTGGAACATGATGCGGAACGGCGCCGCTATCGGCTCGGCCTCTCGCTGTTTCAGTTGGCCGCCCGCGCGGGCCAGGCCGGTGGGCTGCGCGACATCGCCCGCCCAGCCCTGCTGCGGCTGACGGCATCACTGGGGGAGACGGTCTTCCTGCTGGTGCGCAACGGCTTCGATGCGGTCTGCATCGACCGTAGCGCCGGGCCGCTGCCGATCATGACCTTCACAGGGGATATCGGCGGGCGGGTGCCGCTGGGCATCGGCCAGGGCTCCAGCGCCATCCTGGCCCATCTCCCGCCGGGGGAGCAGGATGAGGTGATCCGCCATAACCTGCCGCGCATCGAGGAATTCGGCGGGATGGACGAAGGCCACCTGCGGCAGGAGCTGGAGCGGATCCGGCGGGAAGGCTACTCGGCCACCCATGGCATTCTGCCGGGCATGGCTGGGCTGGGCGTGCCGGTGCTGGATGCCGAAGGGCGCGCCGTGGCGGCGCTGAGCATCGGCACCACCACGGACCGGCTGGATGCGGCGCGGCGCGCCAGTGTCGCCGCCGCGCTGCGGCAGGAGGCTGTTGCCATCGGGGCTCGGCTGAACCCCTTCGACCCCAGCCTGCGGCGGGCGGGCGCGGCCATGGAGGCCGCGCCCGCCCCCTAA
- a CDS encoding dicarboxylate/amino acid:cation symporter — MIAPASAGAPQGKKKLWQHLYFQVLLAIALGILLGHFWPDQGAAMKPLGDAFIKLVKMIIAPVIFLTVATGIAGMSDLQKVGRVAGKAMIYFLCFSTLALVIGLVVGNLLQPGYGLHINPATLDSTAVQGYAAQAHEQTITAFLMNIIPTTIVSPFVTGDILQVLFFAVLFGISLALVGERGKPVLDFLQVLTAPIFTLVGILMKAAPIGAFGAMAFTIGRYGIGSVVNLAFLVGTFYITSLLFVLVVLGAVARYNGFSILALIRYIKEELLLVLGTSSSEAALPTLMEKMERAGCKKSVVGLVIPTGYSFNLDGTNIYMTLAALFIAQATDTPLSIGDQVLLLLVAMLSSKGAAGITGAGFITLAATLSVVPSVPVAGMALILGIDRFMSECRALTNLVGNAVATVVVARWENELDRERLDAAMAGHPLFDPTGSAIPAEAD; from the coding sequence ATGATCGCCCCCGCCTCGGCGGGCGCCCCACAGGGCAAGAAGAAGCTATGGCAGCACCTCTACTTCCAGGTGCTGCTGGCCATCGCGCTCGGCATTCTGCTGGGGCATTTCTGGCCTGACCAGGGTGCGGCGATGAAGCCGCTGGGCGATGCCTTCATCAAGCTGGTGAAGATGATCATCGCCCCCGTCATTTTCCTGACGGTCGCCACCGGCATCGCCGGCATGAGCGACCTGCAGAAGGTGGGGCGCGTCGCCGGCAAGGCGATGATCTACTTCCTCTGCTTCTCGACCCTGGCCCTGGTCATCGGCCTGGTCGTGGGCAACCTCCTGCAGCCCGGATACGGCCTGCACATCAACCCGGCCACGCTCGATTCCACGGCGGTGCAGGGCTACGCCGCCCAGGCGCATGAGCAGACCATCACCGCCTTCCTCATGAACATCATCCCCACCACGATCGTCAGCCCCTTCGTGACGGGCGACATCCTGCAGGTGCTGTTCTTCGCGGTGCTCTTCGGCATCTCGCTGGCGCTGGTGGGCGAGCGCGGCAAGCCCGTGCTGGACTTCCTCCAGGTCCTGACGGCGCCGATCTTCACGCTGGTCGGCATCCTGATGAAGGCGGCGCCCATCGGTGCCTTCGGCGCCATGGCCTTCACCATCGGCCGTTACGGCATCGGCTCGGTGGTCAACCTCGCCTTCCTGGTCGGCACCTTCTACATCACCTCGCTGCTCTTCGTGCTGGTCGTGCTGGGCGCGGTGGCGCGTTACAACGGCTTCAGCATCCTGGCGCTGATCCGCTACATCAAGGAAGAGCTGCTGCTCGTGCTCGGCACCTCCTCCTCGGAGGCCGCGCTGCCGACGCTGATGGAGAAGATGGAGCGCGCGGGCTGCAAGAAGTCCGTCGTCGGCCTCGTCATCCCGACCGGCTACAGCTTCAACCTGGACGGCACCAATATCTACATGACCCTGGCGGCGCTGTTCATCGCCCAGGCGACGGATACGCCGCTCTCGATCGGCGACCAGGTGCTGCTGCTGCTGGTGGCCATGCTCTCCTCCAAGGGCGCGGCCGGCATCACCGGGGCGGGCTTCATCACCCTGGCGGCCACGCTCTCCGTCGTGCCCTCCGTTCCCGTCGCGGGCATGGCGCTGATCCTCGGCATCGACCGCTTCATGTCCGAGTGCCGGGCACTGACCAACCTGGTCGGCAATGCCGTGGCGACGGTGGTCGTCGCGCGCTGGGAGAACGAGCTGGACCGCGAGCGGCTGGATGCCGCGATGGCGGGCCACCCGCTCTTCGACCCCACGGGCTCCGCCATCCCGGCCGAGGCCGACTAA
- a CDS encoding cytochrome P450 has product MPADAAELHHDAPRFGAREAPPFIPPYPPRHSRIPSVLELLRLLRRSLLDIWPRAAFERDFVHRRVLLRDVFICNSPATVQEAFLEHAATYERKSPQMRHALKPLLGDGLFISDGPLWKERRRVVTPVTHVSRLAELCPPITEAAAERAEAWAAQDPAAPIDMLSEMGHLTAEIICRTIFGRQLGGQAAASVVSAFAEYQSAVGQTDLISLLGLPDWMPRWQPPRARRASRRIASVLDRLIDNVLSAPSGEASLIRSMAEGVNPATGQRMDREAFRNEAAVLFMAGHETTANTMAWAWYLLSQCPYSAARVGQEAAALGSPATFADLPRLPFTRAVVEETLRLYPPVPLLAREAVTEGELAGHRVPKGSLVIAVPWLLHRHAKLWQEPDAFRPERFLPGGEAAIKPRYVWIPFALGPRVCTGAAFGLTEAVLCLATLAARFAPKLVPGTEVYPVCRLTLRPGDSLPMLLERRANG; this is encoded by the coding sequence ATGCCTGCCGACGCTGCGGAACTTCACCACGATGCGCCGCGCTTCGGTGCGCGCGAGGCTCCGCCTTTCATTCCGCCTTATCCGCCCCGCCACAGCCGGATACCGTCGGTGCTGGAGCTGCTGCGGCTGCTGCGGCGCTCCCTTCTGGATATCTGGCCCCGCGCGGCCTTCGAACGTGACTTCGTGCACCGCCGGGTGCTGCTGCGCGATGTCTTCATCTGCAACAGCCCGGCCACGGTGCAGGAAGCCTTCCTGGAACATGCCGCGACCTATGAGCGCAAGTCGCCGCAGATGCGGCACGCGCTGAAGCCGCTGCTGGGGGACGGTCTCTTCATCAGCGACGGGCCGCTCTGGAAGGAGCGGCGGCGGGTGGTGACGCCGGTGACGCATGTCTCGCGCCTGGCGGAACTTTGCCCGCCCATCACCGAGGCCGCCGCCGAGCGCGCGGAAGCCTGGGCGGCGCAGGACCCGGCTGCACCGATCGACATGCTGTCCGAGATGGGCCATCTGACCGCCGAGATCATCTGCCGCACCATCTTCGGCCGGCAACTGGGTGGGCAGGCGGCGGCCAGCGTGGTCAGCGCCTTCGCGGAATACCAGAGCGCGGTGGGGCAGACGGACCTGATCTCGCTGCTGGGCCTGCCGGACTGGATGCCACGCTGGCAACCGCCGCGCGCCCGCCGCGCCAGCAGGCGCATCGCGTCGGTGCTGGACAGGCTGATCGACAACGTGCTCTCGGCCCCCAGCGGCGAGGCCAGCCTCATCCGCTCCATGGCCGAGGGCGTGAACCCCGCCACCGGCCAGCGCATGGACCGGGAGGCCTTCCGCAACGAGGCCGCCGTGCTTTTCATGGCCGGGCACGAGACCACGGCCAATACCATGGCCTGGGCCTGGTACCTGCTGAGCCAGTGTCCTTATTCCGCCGCGCGGGTGGGGCAGGAGGCCGCGGCGCTGGGCAGCCCCGCCACCTTCGCCGACCTGCCGCGCCTGCCCTTCACCCGCGCGGTGGTGGAGGAAACGCTGCGCCTCTACCCGCCCGTGCCGCTGCTGGCGCGGGAAGCGGTGACGGAGGGTGAACTGGCCGGGCATCGGGTGCCCAAGGGCTCGCTGGTGATCGCCGTGCCCTGGCTGCTGCACCGCCATGCCAAGCTCTGGCAGGAGCCGGACGCCTTCCGCCCCGAGCGCTTCCTGCCGGGGGGCGAGGCGGCCATCAAGCCACGCTATGTCTGGATTCCCTTTGCCCTCGGGCCACGCGTCTGCACCGGGGCCGCCTTCGGGCTGACCGAGGCGGTGCTGTGCCTGGCCACGCTGGCCGCCCGCTTCGCGCCGAAGCTGGTGCCGGGGACGGAGGTTTACCCGGTCTGCCGCCTGACGCTACGCCCCGGCGACAGCCTGCCCATGCTGCTGGAGCGCCGCGCGAATGGCTGA
- a CDS encoding DUF4440 domain-containing protein: MDDARIWSFEESLWAADAEHYRASIDDECLMVVPQPPFVMGGQQAVEAVSATPRWSSVELSDRQVRRPQEGLIVIAYHARAEREGTQPYEAHCTSVYRRLAHEDWRVVQHQQTPRLMAHPKA; this comes from the coding sequence ATGGACGACGCGCGGATCTGGAGCTTCGAGGAAAGCCTGTGGGCCGCCGACGCGGAACACTACAGGGCCTCGATCGACGACGAGTGCCTGATGGTGGTGCCCCAGCCCCCCTTCGTGATGGGCGGGCAGCAGGCGGTGGAGGCGGTCTCCGCCACCCCGCGCTGGTCGAGCGTCGAACTCTCTGACCGGCAGGTGAGGCGGCCGCAGGAAGGGCTGATCGTCATCGCCTACCATGCGCGGGCGGAGCGGGAGGGGACGCAGCCCTATGAGGCGCATTGCACCTCGGTCTATCGCCGCCTGGCGCATGAGGACTGGCGGGTGGTGCAGCACCAGCAGACGCCAAGGCTGATGGCCCACCCGAAGGCCTGA
- a CDS encoding RidA family protein, translating to MDDAESRLAALGHTLPVLGKPLFAYVPFKRVGDVAYISGQVPRHADGSLTTGKVGDALTVEEARKAAELCALNILSVAKAAAGSLEKVEFLKIFGMVNATPDFGQQPQVIDACSKLLVEVLGERGRHARSAVGMGSLPSNVPVEIEAVIRILD from the coding sequence ATGGATGACGCTGAATCCCGCCTGGCCGCGCTCGGCCACACCCTGCCGGTGTTGGGCAAGCCGCTCTTCGCCTATGTGCCCTTCAAGCGCGTAGGCGATGTTGCCTATATCTCCGGCCAGGTGCCGCGCCATGCCGATGGCTCTCTGACCACCGGCAAGGTGGGCGATGCGCTGACGGTGGAAGAGGCGCGGAAGGCCGCCGAGCTTTGCGCGTTGAATATCCTCTCCGTCGCCAAGGCCGCCGCCGGCAGCCTGGAGAAGGTGGAGTTCCTGAAGATCTTCGGCATGGTCAATGCCACGCCCGATTTCGGCCAGCAGCCGCAGGTGATCGACGCCTGCTCCAAGCTGCTCGTCGAGGTGCTGGGCGAGCGTGGCCGCCACGCTCGCTCCGCCGTCGGCATGGGCTCGCTGCCCTCCAACGTGCCGGTGGAAATCGAGGCGGTGATCCGCATCCTGGACTGA
- a CDS encoding sensor histidine kinase — translation MACVLLAACLAWGAGQVARRQAWEELEQRSLSTATLNAALLRSELEKQRSLPFVLAEDAELSAALAEPGPDILLRVNRKLERLRDGTGADVIYLVDLEGIAIAASNWREESSFVGKEYRFRQYIQGAMRAGAAEQFAMGTVSRRPGLYIARRLGTASAPLGVVVVKVEFGAVEDTWRDPNRPVYVTDDRGILLLANRSGWRFQTERPLPAPQQAVIRDSLQFGEAALTPLPLRANLTGLDQDAVLLDEGGSSGATAMLRATVPVPTAAWQLTLLAPVEPMLRDAETQRRNAVFGLSLLGMAGATILVQRAGRARRHAAEQRAERQRLEDSVAARTAELTSEIAERKRTEARLADAREVLRQANRLATLGQVAAGVAHEINQPLAAIRSYAGNAVTFLTRGETARARSNLEIIARLTERIGGITAELRAFSRKGEAEPGPVSVTAAVEGAAMLLHTRLEHQGVPLLRELPEREPWIIGRQVRLEQVLINLIQNALDALEGQADALIHLIVTRDGGEVRIAIRDNGPGIPPEIRQSLFMPFSSAKPQGLGLGLAICNDIVTEAGGRIEAESRPGEGACFTIVLPEAQGRTSA, via the coding sequence ATGGCCTGCGTCCTGCTGGCCGCCTGCCTGGCATGGGGCGCAGGCCAGGTCGCGCGCCGTCAGGCCTGGGAGGAGCTGGAGCAACGCTCCCTCTCCACGGCCACGCTCAACGCCGCCCTGCTGCGCAGTGAGTTGGAGAAGCAACGCTCCCTGCCGTTCGTGCTGGCTGAAGACGCGGAGCTGAGCGCCGCCCTGGCCGAGCCCGGGCCCGACATCCTGCTGAGGGTCAACCGTAAGCTGGAGCGGCTGCGGGACGGCACAGGCGCCGATGTCATCTACCTCGTGGATCTGGAAGGCATCGCCATCGCCGCCAGCAACTGGCGGGAAGAGAGCAGCTTCGTCGGCAAGGAATATCGCTTCCGCCAGTATATCCAGGGCGCCATGCGCGCGGGCGCGGCCGAGCAATTCGCCATGGGCACCGTCAGCCGCCGCCCCGGCCTCTATATCGCCCGTCGCCTGGGCACGGCCTCGGCCCCCCTCGGCGTCGTGGTGGTCAAGGTGGAGTTCGGTGCGGTCGAGGATACCTGGCGCGACCCGAACCGCCCCGTTTACGTAACCGACGACCGCGGCATCCTGCTGCTGGCCAACCGTTCCGGCTGGCGCTTCCAGACCGAGCGCCCCCTGCCCGCCCCGCAGCAGGCGGTGATCCGCGACAGCCTGCAATTCGGCGAGGCCGCGCTGACGCCCCTGCCCCTGCGCGCCAACCTGACCGGCCTGGACCAGGATGCCGTGCTGCTGGACGAAGGGGGCAGCTCCGGCGCCACCGCCATGCTGCGTGCCACGGTGCCGGTGCCCACCGCAGCATGGCAGCTGACGCTGCTCGCGCCGGTTGAGCCGATGCTGCGCGATGCCGAGACGCAGCGGCGCAATGCCGTCTTCGGCCTCTCCCTGCTCGGCATGGCGGGCGCCACCATCCTGGTGCAGCGCGCCGGCCGCGCCCGCCGCCATGCTGCGGAGCAGCGGGCCGAGCGGCAGCGGCTGGAGGACAGCGTCGCCGCCCGCACCGCGGAACTGACCAGCGAGATCGCCGAACGCAAGCGCACCGAGGCCCGGCTGGCGGATGCGCGGGAGGTCCTGCGCCAGGCCAACCGCCTGGCAACGCTCGGCCAGGTCGCGGCCGGCGTGGCGCATGAGATCAACCAGCCCCTCGCCGCCATCCGCAGCTATGCCGGCAATGCCGTCACCTTCCTGACGCGCGGGGAGACCGCGCGGGCACGCAGCAACCTGGAGATCATCGCCCGGCTGACCGAGCGGATCGGCGGCATCACGGCGGAACTGCGCGCCTTCTCCCGCAAGGGTGAGGCGGAGCCGGGCCCGGTCAGCGTCACCGCGGCCGTGGAAGGCGCGGCAATGCTGCTGCACACGCGACTGGAGCACCAGGGCGTGCCGCTGCTGCGCGAGCTGCCGGAGCGCGAGCCCTGGATCATCGGCCGACAGGTGCGGCTGGAGCAGGTGCTCATTAACCTGATCCAGAATGCGCTGGACGCGCTCGAGGGCCAGGCGGACGCCCTCATCCACCTCATCGTCACCCGTGATGGCGGCGAGGTGCGGATCGCCATCCGGGACAATGGCCCGGGCATCCCGCCGGAGATCCGGCAGTCGCTGTTCATGCCCTTCTCCTCGGCCAAGCCGCAGGGGCTGGGCCTCGGCCTCGCCATCTGCAACGACATCGTCACGGAGGCCGGCGGGCGCATCGAGGCCGAGAGCAGGCCCGGGGAAGGTGCGTGTTTCACCATCGTTCTGCCGGAAGCGCAGGGGAGGACCAGCGCATGA
- a CDS encoding sigma-54-dependent transcriptional regulator — protein sequence MTPIRVAFVDDDAELREANAQTLELDGLEPLPLASAAEALARIDAGFEGVVVSDIRMAGMDGFQLFRRLHAMDADLPVILITGHGDIPMAVAAMKEGAYDFLAKPFEPGALLASIRRALEKRRLVLENRRLRECVAAGEDGALLLGETPAMQRLRRTLRHIADADVDVLVVGETGTGKEVVSSALHRWSRRTSRPFVALNCGALPETVIESELFGHEAGAFTGAHKRRVGRVEHSSGGTLFLDEIESMPHSLQVKLLRVLETREITPLGTNETRALDLRVVAASKIDLAEAASRGEFREDLFYRLNVVTLRLPPLRERRGDIPLLFAHFLARAAIRFRRPAPEMTPAVERHLLSHDWPGNVRELSHFAERVALGLEALEDPAPREEGDAFSLPERMERYEAALISRALEANGGDVRNTLALLGIPRKTFYDKLARHGIDRSRYIRQE from the coding sequence ATGACACCCATCCGCGTCGCCTTCGTCGATGATGACGCCGAGCTGCGCGAGGCCAATGCGCAGACTCTGGAGCTGGACGGGTTGGAGCCCCTGCCCCTCGCCTCCGCCGCCGAGGCTCTGGCGCGCATCGACGCGGGCTTCGAGGGCGTGGTGGTCAGCGACATCCGCATGGCCGGCATGGACGGCTTCCAGCTCTTCCGCCGCCTGCATGCCATGGATGCCGACCTGCCGGTGATCCTGATCACCGGCCATGGAGATATCCCCATGGCGGTCGCGGCGATGAAGGAAGGTGCCTACGACTTCCTTGCCAAGCCCTTCGAACCCGGCGCGCTGCTGGCCAGCATCCGGCGCGCCCTGGAAAAACGCAGGCTTGTCCTGGAGAATCGCCGCCTGCGCGAATGCGTCGCCGCCGGGGAAGACGGTGCGCTGCTGCTGGGCGAGACCCCGGCCATGCAGCGCCTGCGCCGCACGCTGCGCCATATCGCCGATGCCGACGTGGATGTGCTGGTGGTGGGCGAGACCGGCACGGGCAAGGAGGTTGTCTCCTCCGCCCTGCATCGCTGGAGCCGCCGCACCAGCCGGCCCTTCGTCGCGCTCAATTGCGGCGCGCTGCCGGAGACGGTGATCGAGAGCGAATTATTCGGCCATGAGGCCGGCGCCTTCACCGGAGCGCACAAGAGGCGCGTCGGCCGCGTCGAGCATTCCAGCGGCGGCACGCTCTTCCTCGACGAGATCGAGAGCATGCCGCATTCCCTGCAGGTGAAGCTGCTGCGGGTGCTGGAGACGCGGGAGATCACCCCCCTCGGCACCAATGAGACCCGGGCGCTGGACCTGCGCGTGGTGGCCGCCAGCAAGATCGACCTGGCCGAGGCCGCCTCTCGCGGCGAGTTCCGCGAGGACCTGTTCTACCGCCTGAATGTCGTGACGCTGCGTCTCCCGCCGCTGCGGGAGCGTCGGGGGGACATCCCCCTGCTCTTCGCGCATTTCCTGGCCCGCGCCGCCATCCGCTTCCGTCGCCCCGCGCCGGAGATGACCCCCGCGGTGGAGCGGCACCTGCTGAGCCATGACTGGCCCGGCAATGTGCGCGAACTCTCCCATTTCGCCGAGCGCGTGGCGCTGGGGCTGGAAGCGCTGGAAGACCCCGCCCCGCGCGAGGAAGGCGACGCCTTCAGCCTGCCGGAGCGGATGGAACGCTACGAGGCCGCTCTGATCTCCCGGGCGCTGGAGGCCAACGGCGGCGATGTGCGCAACACGCTCGCCCTCCTCGGCATCCCGCGCAAGACCTTCTACGACAAGCTGGCCCGGCATGGCATCGACCGCAGCCGCTACATTCGGCAGGAATGA